Genomic DNA from Candidatus Eisenbacteria bacterium:
ACGGAGAGCTCGCGGAGCTCCTCGTTCGAGCGGCGGAGCATCTCCTCGTCGTGCTTCCTGCGCGTGATATCGCGAATGACGCCGCTGTAGAAGCGGCCTCGGTCCGTTTCCCAGGTTCCCACGGCGAGCTCGATCGGAAACTCCACTCCGTTCTTCCTGAGGCCGAACATCTCCACGGTCCGGCCCAGGATCCGGCTGGCGAGTCCTTCCTGGTGGTGGCGCATCCCGGCTTCGTGGCGCTCGCGGTATCTGACGGGCATGAGCATCACGAGCTTCCGACCGAGCACCTCGTCGTCGGTGTAGCCGAACGTCTCGCGGGCAGCTCGATTCCAGGAGATGATCCGCCCCTCGGGATCGGCGAGCACGATGGCGTCGGTGGCGGACTCGAAGACGGAACGGAATCGAGCCTCCGACTCGCGGAGCCGGTCATCGGCATCGCGCCGCTCCCGCTCGAGCCGTGCCTTGTCCATCGCGGACCGAACCGCGACGATGAGGAGCGTGATGAACTGGGGCCACCCGGCGGGAGCCCTGCCCGAGCCCCCCTGCATCGAGCGAAGGATCTCCTCGTCGTCGCCGCTGACCGAAAAGACCACGACCGGGCACTCGGGCCAGCGGGACTTGATCGTCTGGAACACGGCGGGGCCATCGCCCCACTGGAGCGAGTAGTCCGCGATCGCGATGTCGTACCCGTTGGAGGTGAGCGCCTGCTCGAGGGCAGCGGGATCGTCGACGGGAGTGACGAGGACCCTCGGGAACTCTCCCCGCAGGGCGTCACAGGCGAGGGCCCGGACGGCGGGATCGTCGTGGACGAACAGGATCCGGAACCCCTCGGTCACGGTGGCGGCGACCTCCCCAGGCGCACGAACCGATCGACTCGGGCGGGCTCCCCACCGACCCGCTTGGTTTTGTCTTCCTACAATTCTGGCGCTCCGGCGAGGCGTCGGCGCAAGAGGAAAGTTGAGGGACTCAAGGGGTGGCCGCGTCCTCCGGGTCGGGGCGGAACACGTCCTCGATCGACACCCCGAAGAGCCGCGCGATCCGGAACGCGAGCGGGAGGCTCGGATCGTACTTCCCCGTCTCGAGGGCGTTCACGGTCTGACGCGAGACCTCGAGCTTCTCCGCGAGATCGGCCTGCGTCCAGTCCCGCTCGGCGCGGAGGACGCGGAGGCGGTTTCTCACCGGTAGCGCCGGCGCGCGAGCTTGAGCCCGAAGAAGTAGAAGGCGATCAGGAACGGCCAGATGTGCCGGTAGCTCCAGTCGGCCGGGTTGAGCGGCGTCACGCGCTGCAGGAGTCCGAGCCCCATGACCAGCATGAGGCTCAGCGGGTAGGCGATCGCGAGCGCCTCGTGCTGCACCCGTCGCTCCAGCTCGTCCAGGCGACGGATGCTCCGGATCCACTCGGCCAGGAAGAACGCGAACGCGGGAAGGGGGAGCAGGGCAATGGCGCTCCGGACGCCTTTCGGGATCACCGTGAGCTCCGCCGCGAGGAGCGCGCCCAGGTAGAGGACGGCGAAGAGAACCGCTGCGGGACCGACTCGGGGCTCCCTCCGGGGGGTACGAGCGGTGCCCGGACCGGCGACGGTGCTTGCGAGGTGGGTCATGACGATATCCTCCTCCGATTGTGGGGCGGTTTCGCCTCGCTGCGTACTGTGAAGGTAAAGCATGCTTGTCTTTTTGTCAAGTCTAATTGAAGCCATCTCCCCGGAGGCTTCGAGGGCGGGCCCTGCTTGACCTATTTACGAAACCTTCTACATTCAAAAGCATCACATCATACATGGAGGCTCCCGTGACGGCTCCCATCACCCAGCAGACGAACGCACTCGCTCCGACGCGGCTCCTCGAGCTGATCCGCCTTCACGGACCTCAGACCGCCCAGGAGCTCGCGGACCGGCTCTCGATCGGGCCGGTCTCGGTGCGCGCTCAGCTCCGCACTCTGGAGTCGGCGAACCTCGTCGAGCGCTCCATCGAGCCCCGTCCGCTGGGCCGGCCGG
This window encodes:
- a CDS encoding PAS domain S-box protein, with the translated sequence MTEGFRILFVHDDPAVRALACDALRGEFPRVLVTPVDDPAALEQALTSNGYDIAIADYSLQWGDGPAVFQTIKSRWPECPVVVFSVSGDDEEILRSMQGGSGRAPAGWPQFITLLIVAVRSAMDKARLERERRDADDRLRESEARFRSVFESATDAIVLADPEGRIISWNRAARETFGYTDDEVLGRKLVMLMPVRYRERHEAGMRHHQEGLASRILGRTVEMFGLRKNGVEFPIELAVGTWETDRGRFYSGVIRDITRRKHDEEMLRRSNEELRELSVRIEEIQEEERTSIARELHDELGQALTALRLDIAWIEKRVRARSIERARLVNRLRRMGLTVDATISEVRRISAELRPGMLDELGLAATVDWVAQEFTERTGLVCVIECSIEDAPVSREIATALFRVLQECLTNIARHARASRVEVSLSWTDGALVLRVRDDGRGVLEGEAESPHALGILGMKERCRAVGGEFAIHGEPGHGTGVTVRIPLAALPEPGGLPEPGGSKEPSITEEVTT
- a CDS encoding helix-turn-helix transcriptional regulator; the encoded protein is MRNRLRVLRAERDWTQADLAEKLEVSRQTVNALETGKYDPSLPLAFRIARLFGVSIEDVFRPDPEDAATP